A window of Phragmites australis chromosome 15, lpPhrAust1.1, whole genome shotgun sequence genomic DNA:
TTTCCCTTAATTAAATTTTATCGCAAGCCTTTAATTAGGCATGCATCGGGCAATCAAAGTCAAGTGTACTACTTTTTCTATACTTTTTCGCCCATCGAATTGTTTGTAGGCGTTTTTAATGAGCGTATGCATGGTGTTGTGGAATACATTCATTATACGTAGAAATTTTACCCCAAATGTACCCGTCCACGATTACTGTTAATACGTTTAAGTCACATTGCTTAGCTAATATAGTGGAGAGATTTGTTCACCTATAAATATAAGACCAAGGGCCATATTATTACACTCAAATCTCTGATCTCTCATATTGAAAAAGACTTAGAGCAACTTCAACCGGCTTTTTATGCGGCTCGCtatcataaaaaataaggagtttgcaaaaaaaaaaagtcttcaACCGGCTCTTCAACTGCTTCTTTATTTTTACCGACTTGCTACCCACTCGGCTGTGCTCGCCAAATCTAGCGAGCATCTCCCGCTTGTTACTCTCAGTTGGCTAGACGATGACAAGTGGACCCCATGCTAACACTACTCATcctatctaatttttatttcaatcttctTTATTTAAAACAGTGATTTTCTGTtgctctaaaattttaaaatttattgtacgtgtttcataatctatgtaTAACCTATTTTTTAATTCACGCAAAACTCCTGTGTAGAAtgtaaattaaaattttaaaaatacttttataacttctaacaattgttagtctcatataaattcccaaaaatctgaaaaaaatccattaatattcttcttatgtgatgaactaatttttaaaattattttcagctctaggttatatgataaaaaagtgagttcctttgtaatactctattttatatgtatttttataattttatttgatattcttcttttaatttaatttgaattcaaacaaaatttaaacatatataaaatttaaccGTTGTAAATATAGCCATTGCaatctttttttataaaatattttaaaatataaaggAGTGAAATTTAAAGAGCGAGATTTAAAGAGTCAGTTAGAGCGTTGATAAATAGGAAGTGAAATTTGAATTATATAAGAATATAGAGCCAAATTTAAAGTGTCAGGTGGAGATGCTCTTATGGCACTCTCTCCTTTTCAGTTTTAGTTTTGCCTCCACATTTTTCTATCGATCTCGCATAGTGGCATATGTGATTACTAATCTTTTTAACAGCTTTTCCCATCGATTTGTATTGAGtgtacccccgagtactcgagaagGGAATCGGCCAATCGAATAGCGAGCGCTTCTCTGGATAAAGAACTCGGCCACATCACCAGAGAAAAAGCAGCTTTGTGGCCCCTGCATGTGTTTCGAAGCATTTACTCCTACATCTTACTCTGGCACAGGATGGAAACACTTGCTCTGCTCCGTGCaggttctttttttctttttgctctgTCTTTTATGGGCTAGTTTCGATTTAGCGTGCGTGTTGCTTCCCTATCATATGTTTTGAAACTAAGGGTCACTGTAAGTGCAACAGGAAAGTTTGTTGAGGCGTGCCATTCCATTATGAGAGCCTTTCTGAATACGAAGGGCATCACATCTTTTTTATACCACCGATCTAAACATAGGGAGAACATTTCAATACAACTGCAATGTTACAGTGTTCAGAAAAGGTAATAGTGCAGAGTGAAGAAAAATAACGTCATGAACTGGAAGGCCTGTCCCGGTGCTGGTTTCTTAAACATTAATTAAAGAGGATTTTTACAGTACAACTAAATAAGTGTATGTCGTTCATTTTCTttatccggtggtttagattaaCCCAATAATACTCTATCGTCCATCAGTATTATGGGTATCATTAAAGGGTATCAtaggtatcataagggtaggattggaaaaaaacaatgataaacttgtaaattatatgtttaattagggaagatcaaaatattagtttattctttggataagctttcacttattctattcatttcatttattagtgCTAGTGTTTCttagtacaccatgatactagatgataaAAAGTATCATTATTatgatccaaccgtccattttagtaggtattattgtaattatcttaggaaataattacaataatacacGAGAGACAATTAATTATCTTAGAAGATTATAAGAAACTAACAGCGCACATGCATGTTTCTAGAAACTTATATCTTAACAACAATGTCTTACTATATCTCCCCTCTTAAACGTCACATGAGAAATAAAGCGTGGTGAGTGGCCAAAGATTGTTCAAAAGTGTCATTTAAAAGCACGTCACATTGGTGAGGCAGAGCCGCAGAGCCGAGAAGAGTTGTTTTGAACTTTCGATAGACATCAGGTATGTGCGGATGGAAACGATTCCAAGAAACGAAGCATTTGCAAGAAACAAACTCCCCAAGAAAACCTTGTAAGCTATAGTCAAGAAAGAGTTCAAGACTGATCAGGAACAATATAGCGTAAAAGAAATTGCTGACTTATATCACTACTAAGAGTCTAAGACCAGGTTGCACACTCAAACCAGATGACAAGATCCTGTATTCCACCCATCCAGAATTCTACATAGTTAAAAAAAACCGCTGAATATTAGTGCTAGTGTTTCTTAGTTGGTAGCTATACCATCAAGCACCAAGCTAACAAGGCATGGCACATACTGAGCTGACCTCCGGTTAGAGAGCAAAGAAGAAAATGGCACAGCTCTACTAGCTAGCACTACTCCAGAGGCTATAGCTTGCTGGTGGTGTTGCTTCAGGCGACGCAGTTGACGCCTAAGCAACCCATCCACAAGCTCCTCGCCGCTCTCTTCTGCACGCAAAAACACCAAGAAAGTTTAGTATGTAAACACACATGTAACAAAGAAGATCATGACAAAAAAGACATGGGCTTTTGCTGTCGCTCTGCTCTGTGACGTACCCGTCTTGGCCGGCCGGAGACAGAGTCCGGCGGGGGCACCCGGTACAGGTCCTCATCCACGGGCCTCAACACCTTGCGGGCGCCCTTCGCCTGCGCGCGCCCCTCCACCACCCCGCCTGCATTGTCCGAGTCCGAAGCCCTCGCTCGCGCCGCCGGAACACGCCCCTTCCCGCCGCTGTAGCACAGCTTCTCTGCTGCTGCTACTTCGACGCCTCGGACCTCCCGCCTCCGCACCCTCTTGGGCGCAGGTTTGCGCGGGGGCGGCGAGTACCTGAACCAGACGTCGCTGCAGGCCTCCGGCTCCGGCGCGTACCACCAGTCGGCCGGCGCGGCACCGCCGGAGGGCGGCAGCTCCAGCTCGttcggggaggaggaagaggagtagTAGTTCCATTCCCCAAACGCCGGCACGTGCCGCGGCCGCCTCGCCTTCTCCATGATCTTGTCTCACAGGCAGCAGGCAAAGAAAAGCTAGAAGCTGAGTATGGACTATGCTAGGAGCAGAGAAGGGCTATGTTGGTGGTGGGAGAAGGCCAGTGGCTGGATGCACGTATTTATATCAAGAATCCAAGCATTAGCGCAGGAGCAACACAGCTCGGGAGACGAAGAGCAGCTAATGAGCTTGGCGATGAAGTTATAGCGATGGTAGTGGGAAAAAGGAACGAGGGAGGCAGTGGTACCGTAGCTCGTGGTACAGGCAAGGAGCAGcgtcgctcgctcgctcgctacCAGCAAGGAGGGGAGTCAGGGGACAGCCTAGCTAGTGTCGCAGCAGAGACGGCTTTGACGCTCGTTTTTGAGATCTGTGCAAGGAGCGGACAGCGGCATGGGGCTCGGTTTCCTGCTTCGGGTACTTCATGGAAGCCTGTGGCCTGTGTTTGTGTGGCATGCCTCTGTCACTCCGTGCAACAGCACTGCGTCTGCAGGATTTTAAGCGTGTCTCCCCAGTCCCCTCCCTCGCCCCAGCTCTTGTGGCGGTGGTATTCGTATTATTTGAACATGAGTGGAGATTGATTAGCTAAAGTATTAGAGTATTGCGTCGTGGCGTTCATCTACGCTTGCACACTTTCTTGGCACTGAATTAAAAAGAAACTATCATTGATGGATGGCTACAGAGCTACTTACGGAAATGTAACTTCAAAACGTGGTGTGTACATATTTTATATCTTGATAGTGTATCTCTATTATTTATCTGTTAATTCtatcctatattttttcatctaacactctaatataaattttaaaataaatatatgacGTGCGTGCGCACTAGTTATGGAATTTTTCCTTTGGAGCTACTCAGCCTACTACCAATGCAAGCCACAGCTTGGACCAGAATATGCATATTACACgtttcatttgatttttgcTTTAGTACAAGTTTCGACAAATTTTATTAACAAAGAGgaaaagcagcagcagcaaaatAGCAGGATTTATTTCTGTCCTCTATATAGAACGCTTACACACAGAACTTCGATTCTAACTACCAGCGAGAATCGAAGATGAGAACATTACTATAAAAATCATTTAGTGTAACGTCTCTGTACAGACGATTTTATATAAGAACCGTTTGTATAAAGATTATTATAAACAACTCTAAATAAGAACTGTCTATGATAATGACGAGATCCCTCCAAGAGTGGTGGGACGCTTTTATATAGACGATTCTTATTGTGAACCgtctatattaatattatagataGCTCATATTTAGAACTGTctgtaataaaactaatatcaCGTACGACTCTAAACACGAGCCGTCTTAAAAAAATAGGCGAGAGGACATGGGACAGTTTAGTATAGACGACTCCAAACATAAAGTCATATGTACTATTAGAACAATACATCATCTCCTACCTCCAGACCGAAGTAGAACAGTGGCGCCCGAACAATGAAAAATAGTGCGCAACTTTTGGAGGGAGAGGacgattttgaaaaaaaaaattgttagatttcggtgaaaacttgaatatttattggcatttgttactctaaggtaagcattatgttctatttttatttagatGGTTTAGATTTTGGTTTTGAGAGCTAGCaagatctaaatctagatctagatttttttccataatgatatagttttgttctatttattagatgatgtagatttgtattttaatttagtcttgagagatcaactatatctacatataggcttagattttttttcatactgatctagaatatattagttgttctaggtatatatgaagctaaAAGTATAGATGAAGATTTAATTATATGTTACTATAAATagctagctttaatctagtgttgtagacaaattttaaatttttatatataaatataaaattatcaataagtGTAGTATTTAAcgataagttttgaattaatgtttgtccttatttttaggtattcatgtatataattaatataatgataattattaattatttttgaattaattgtcatGTGTATGGTTTATTCACGCATTTATGTATGGTAGCTTCATTTTTTTGACGAAAAGCTTGGTTGTTCtattttattaggttgatttgatattaatttacttCGTACAATGTAAATGGATCGTGGCTGGATGTATGGTTCTCGTACAAACCAAGGGTAACTTGATCGTATGATGGCTTTTTTGTTAGCTGCCGAGGAGGATTGATTGGAGAAgagtgttgaatttatatattatccTTGTTGCGATTGTAAAAATGAAAGATCATTTCTTAGACAGAACGCAGCCATACAAATACATGGGCACTTAATTATCAGGGGCTTTAAACCggactacacgtgttggaccaaacatggtgaagagcagaatgtgttacaCGAAGAAGTTGGTATCGTTGAAGAACCCGAAGTCAACATAAGAAAagaagatgacgaggaatttggtgcagatgatgatgactgtGGTGCTAGAGGCGATGATGATAGGTTAGATCTGATGCTGTGCGATACAgacgtgaacttgagtactcagagagactttaacaaattcatgtgcttgattaAGGACTTGGAGAAGCCGTTGCTCCCTGGATACAAACCGAAATATACAAAGTTGACATCCGTGCTTGAACttcttaaattgaaagcaagcgataGTTGGTCAGATAAGAGTTTCACAGCACTATTAGAACGCTTATCGGATATGCTTCCTGATGGAAACGAGTCGCCTaaaagcacatacgaagcaaaTCAGGTTCTTTATCCATTGAGAATGGATGTacaaaggatacatgcatgtctgaatgactgtatcctctactgtaaagatctatcagacttgtATTCATAtccagtgtgcaaagcatctcgatacaagcgtaagagtcaatcagacAATGGCTAtgtgaagaaaggaattcctgctaaggtggtgtggtatctgccTATAATTCTATGTCTTAAACGTTTGTTTATGAATTAAAAAGAGGCTAAATTGTTGTACTGGCACTCAGAGGGctacaagcaagatggaaagctaaggcaccctgCTGATTCTCCCTAGTTGAGAAACATCAACATGATTTTtgatgactttggtgcagaacTGAGGAATacaaggtttgctttgagcatgaacgggatgaatccttttgggaacatgagcagtAGGCACGGCACTTAGCCAGTTattctcagtatttacaacctacctccttggtTGTGAATGAAGCGGAAGTACTGGGTGATGTCACTGCTTATCCAAGGTCCGAAACAACCTaggaacgatattgatgtatacctaagactattggtggaagatctaaaaatattgtgGAACGAAGGAGCGCAAATATGGGATGCGTACAAAAGGGAGAATTTCACGCTACGCGTCTTATTATTATGCACGATCAATAATTTGCTTACACTACATAACCTTTCAGACCAGAGTAAATAAGTAGACTCGGCATGTCCCCATTGCTTCGATGGTATAACGAGTATGTGGCTGCCCCACTCGCATAAAACAGTATTCATGcgccaccgtaggttccttaacaTGTATCACCCGTACCAcaacatgaaggaacaattcgacGGAATGAGTAACAGAGATTTATGTCTAAGATACTAcagtggtcaagaggtgcacaatataATTAAAGATATCGATattgtgtttggaaaggggagtaaaaaatctaaggatatTGGTGGCATGTGaaagaagagatcgatattatgggagctaccgtattggaagcaccttgaagttcacCATTACATCgacatcatgcatgtagagaagaatgcgTGCGAAAGTttggttggtcttttacttaatattccaagCAAGATGAAAGACGGCCTCAACGCAAGGCTTGACCtggttgatttgaagatcaggcTCGAGTGGCACCTGAGCCCTCTGAAAAAGGTAAAATGAGGCTTCCTCCTGCTTGCTATAATCTAAAAAAAGCCGAGAGAACTGAATTGTGTCGGTGCTTtcatagtgtgaaagttccgtCCGGTTACTCCGCTAACATCTCGAAACTTGTTTCAATGCAAGATTtaaaattagttggcatgaagtcctaTGATTTCCATGTGTtaatgacacagatgcttcctgtTGCAATCCGAAATATCCAGCCAACCTATCTCCGAGATACAATCACCAAgctgtgttacttcttcaacataATTTCTCAGAATGTCATTGATCCTGatgtacttgatgttttataggccgatgtggtgaagacactatGTCATCTGGAGATGTACTTTTCtctatcattttttgatatcatggtacatgttatcgttcacctcgtgagagagataaagatatgcgaCACAGTATTCATACGTTAGATGTACccgtttgagaggtacatgggaattctcaagaagtataTTTGGAATCGATCTCGTCTGAAGGGCAGCAtcgtccaaggttacacaaccaAAGAGATAGTCAAGTTCTATATTGATTACATAGAGCAGCTCAAACAAATAGGTGTGCCTATGTCTCGCCATGAGAGGAGGttggatgggaaggggaccatGTTGTTCAATATGTTGttgtttgaatgcaaatgatttGTGAATGATTTGTTATTGATATGTGAGTTTATATTTAGTAATATATGAATGTAGTACTGTATAAATGCACAATATAGATGGTTCTATGTCTACAACAGTATGTATAAATGTACAGTTCAGACGGCTCGAAactggagccgtctgtactgaACTGTGTTCACAGACGGCTCGAAAATTAGAGCCGTCTGCAATAATCTCTAGTACAGACGGTTTGTTATTAAAGCAGTATGTAATATTCCTATATGACATATGGCTCAAAATTTGGAGCCATATGTGATAATCTATAGTACATACGGTTTCAGTAACGAACTGTCTGTATAAATCTTTATATAGACTTTTTTCTATAAATTTAATTtgtatagatttttttatataaacagTTCAAAAAGCGTCCAGTAAAGATATTGTAAATCGTCTATACAAATAAATGCTGGTAGTGGAAGCTAGTTTTATGACATAGGCACAAGATTCGATGTGCATGCTTACTGACAATATCTTCAAGTGCAATGAGAAAAAAGTACCCTAGTAAATAACAGGATTGAACTAGTAACTAGTAAGGTACGGCTTGTCCTCTATATAACACCTCTCAAAGCAACATGAAAAAGCCTAGCTAGTCGTTGTCACAGTCCATTGGCTACGGAATGGCACTGGAAAATTTGAGGCTGGTTTCATTGCTGTGTAAAATGCTAATGGGTTAAGGCggcatatatacatgtatggaTCGAGTATTACGTACTCCTATGCATTAAGTATGAATTCAAAATGTGCAAAAGGTTGCGTTGACATTTCTTCACCCGAGCTAGACTACGGAGTCGAAGGTGACTACTCACTAGGCTAGGCCCCTCAAAGTACATTGGGACGCTACCCTACATTCGGACGCGTGAAAGGTCCGAGGAGCAAAACGGTTGGCCAAATTCATGCATGTGTCAGAAACGGCAAGCAGGAAAGGTGGTCCAGTTGATCTACTTCCAGAGATTTCGCTTCGAAATAATTAATCGTCTTCATTTCAACTTACTGTTTAATTCCGTTACGACTAATCAACATGGCTACTTTCAGATGCTCATAATGTATTCGGCACAATACCTTCCTGctaaataatattgttttcatATTGGTGACGATTTTAGTTATTCACCAATAGAAAATTTTGCTTGAAACGGATTTATGCTTTAGAGTTTCTGCAAGGATCAATGTCTGACAGAAGAATTTTGCGTCGAAAAACATTATTTAAGTGTAGGAAGTATTCTAGATAAGTAGAGCTCGATATGCTTCATATATAACTCGGTCAAGATAAACATATACAGTAATGAGCAGAATCTAAAAATTAAGCTACCTAGTTTAACACTTCAaaacaaaggtgaaaacacagaTTGGCCCCCCTTCGGAAATGAAGAAAACGGAAACTCAAATTATAAATTACTTCTTTCCAGCAAATGCACCTACTACTAATTGCCTACTGCTAATGTTGTTAGAGAAATGGGTAGATCAGCCCATTCATTATTGCACGTGCAAGAAGGCAGAACACTAATTGAGACTAGATGGAGCACTAGTAGGGTATTTAGTGCAATAAAGCAACACCGTGCTTGCTCATTCATTCGTCTTTTGCAAGGAAATGCACTTGTTCACCATCAATTAATGACCCAACATTCCAACAGTCCTGACGTGATGGGCACCTCCAGCAGTGCGCAAAACGGCTGCGGAGCACGGGTGCAGGCCTCGCCATGCCGCACAGAAGCATGCACCGGTCATCAACGACGCCCGCCAACGAAAGATCGTGCGGGTCAAAGCAGCTCTCACTGTGCACTGCCAATCTGCTGCCAATCTGCCTCGCGTGCAGTTCCATGCAAAAGCATCCATGGCCGAACGCATTCACTGCTCCTGCTCCGCAGCAGCGTTGACGAATGTGGCTGGCGCCTGGCTGTGCTGGCCTGTCAGGCTCAGGCCTCGGGCTTGGAGAGGCTAAGCAATAGGACCTCCCAGTGCTAGAAGCCCATTTACTTCTGATGAGAACACAAAGATTTTAATGGCGTCTGCATCTCTTGTCGTCTAGTTGTAATGGCGTGTGCGGTGGGCGTACGTCCTTGCGCTGACGAGCAAAAAGAAGATGCAGCAGCTCGAGCCCATAAAGCACGACTGTGGCAAACGGGAGAGTGAGACGCGCATTGCTACATGCAGGATGTAGCTCTGTTTTTGTTTGGCGGATCAGATGCCTGCGTTCGAGGTGCAACGAAACATCTTGGCCAATCATCTCACAAGATTCTTATGATCTTTGTGAAGACTTTCATGGACGAACCATATGTCTAAAAAGACAGCCCATGGGAGTTTCAGACTACAAACCAATATTAGTGCTAAACTCATCCGTCAAGTTAGATTACTAAGCTACTAGCCAACAGGTTGCAGTGAGTCATTCTATCTGTCATTAACCCGAATCAGTATGGATTTATTAAGTGAGGACTATTCAAGGTTGCTTACCATGGTCATTTGAATATCTCCACTTATGTCACAAATCAAAGCGGGAAATTGTGATCCTCAAATTGGATTTTGAAAAAGCATTTGACATGATGGAGCATGCACCAGGTTATTTTGGATGTTTTGAGGCATAAGGGCTTCCGGAACAAATGACTTTAATGGATCTCTAGTACCATGAGCTCATGCATATCCTCAGTGTTACTAAATGGAGTACGTGGGTGTCAGACAAGGAGATCCACTCTCACTTCTATTTGTATTGGCATTAGACTTGCTGCAATCTATCATCAACAAAGCAAAAGATCAAGGCCTGCTCAAACTCCCCATCCCCTAGCAGCAGGAACAAACTTCCCAATTGTGCAGTATGTAGATGACATGCTGCTAATTATGGAAGCATGTCCCAAGCAACCATACTGTTTGAAAGCTCTCCTAAACACATTTGCAGACTCCACATGACCGAAGTAAACTACAATAAGTCTGGCATGGCAACAATCAATGTCAGTCCAGCAAAAATGGAAATTTTGGCAAAGACAAACTGCCAACAAGGAGTGCTCCCCTTCATATAATTAAGGGCTTCCATTACGCCTAATCAAACCTAGAGTGGAAGACTTCGTCCCCTTGGTTCAAAGAGTGGAAATAAGGCTGGTGAGTTCTTCAATCTTTCTAACACAGATACGCAAGCTAGAAATCGTTAACCCAGTGCTCTCATCATTGCCAACATTCTATATGTGCACACTCAAATTTCCAGGCATAATAATCAAGCAAATATACAAATACAGAAAGTATTGCCTGTGGAGAGGTTCCGGTATAAATGCAAAGAAGCCACCTTTAGCAGCATAGAAGGTGGTTTGTAAGCCTAGAAAGAAGGTGTCGTTGTTGTAATCAATCTTAGAATCCAAAATGATTCCTTGCTGCTGAAGAACCTACACAAATTTTTCAATAAAGCTGACTTGCCATAGGTGCACCTTCTTTGGGATAATTATTATGCACAAAATTAGTTGCCAAGTAGAGTGAAGAAACGATCCTTCCGGTGGAGGGATATCATAAAGCTCCTTTTGGGAATGGTAAAACAGTTCTATTCTGGCAGGATATGTGGAATGCAATGCTAGCACAAGTGCATTACCCAGAGCTTTACTCATATGCCAAATGCAAACACACCACTCTACATCAAGCACTAGCAACGTAACAGACTCCCTGCAACAACTTTTTCAGCTGCCTCTATCAATACAAGCTTACAATCAATTTCTGCAGCTCAATGAGCAAGTACTGACCTAACCTATCTCTGACCAACAGGATACTTTGGCATACATATATAGGGAAATCACATATATTCATCTGCCAAAGCTTACAAGAGGATCATGGGGCATCAAGAAATACATCAAGCCTTCCACTGGTTATGAAATTCTGCATGTCAACCCAAGCAAAGGGTGTTCTTCTGGCTACTTCTAAAGGACAGATTGAACACCGGAGAACTACTACGTCTTGTGTTTTGATCAGGCTGAAGAAATGGCAACAATGCTGGTGTAGTGTTGGACTGTAAGTGCCACCTCAAGCAGAACCCCGTTCCATTCTTCATGGAGATTATCATTTTACTCTGTTGGAGCATATGAACAGTGATGATTGATCAGGTCTTCAATGAAATCTCTCCGACAGTAGCTGCCTGCAGAGCCAAGTTCAAGTATGAGTTCGCACTGGTTATCCATCATGCGAAGCTAAGCTACTTACCAACAATGTGTGTTTTTCTAGAGTAGACTTGTCTTTTTCCTTGCTGTTTTTTcgtcttcttttctcttttgggtaaaaatcttctttttttttcacaaagagGCCCACACACCTCAGCTACAAAGAGGCTGAGAGATGCCCCGGGGGTGAGAGCTGGGGATCGAACCCAGGTCTCCCACTGAGAGCAGCCATCttcttttttattaaatatatgaTAATTAGTAGGGGCTTGCCCCTCGagttctctctctctaaaaaaaggaaaatctcGGGACCACATATGCAGACACAGTTCGGTACAAGCTAATACGTATTTGAATCGAAAATGCAACTGTGTGCTTAATGACACGCACTTAATGATCAAAATTGGTTGAAAAGTTCGCAACCGCTGAAATGCAACACACGTACATATAATTAAATTGTCTGAAATCTAATTCATATCCATTTTTTCTGTTTGGATGTacatataattattttcttGGAATCAAATGACAATTGTTGTTTGGATATTCAAACATGGAATCATCATCAATACAACAGATACATGTGCTCTCAGAGCTAAATACAAATCTCTCTCTCAgatatctctctttctctctcacacacacagtTGAATGCAT
This region includes:
- the LOC133893379 gene encoding uncharacterized protein LOC133893379, whose product is MEKARRPRHVPAFGEWNYYSSSSSPNELELPPSGGAAPADWWYAPEPEACSDVWFRYSPPPRKPAPKRVRRREVRGVEVAAAEKLCYSGGKGRVPAARARASDSDNAGGVVEGRAQAKGARKVLRPVDEDLYRVPPPDSVSGRPRRKRAARSLWMGCLGVNCVA